From a single Paenibacillus sp. FSL W8-0426 genomic region:
- the hisB gene encoding imidazoleglycerol-phosphate dehydratase HisB produces MSNPNQGVENASAVRRAQVDRKTNETNIQLAFAVDGTGKANIETDVPFLNHMLDLFTKHGQFDLDVQARGDIEIDDHHTVEDIGICLGQTLREALGDKRGIKRYANVFIPMDEALAQVVIDVSNRPHFEYRAQYPSQQVGSFSTELVHEFLWKLALEARITLHVIVHYGQNTHHMIEAVFKALGRALDEATSIDPRVTGVPSTKGVL; encoded by the coding sequence ATGAGTAATCCAAACCAAGGGGTAGAAAACGCAAGCGCGGTTCGCCGCGCTCAAGTGGACCGCAAAACGAATGAAACAAACATTCAGCTTGCGTTTGCAGTAGACGGAACCGGGAAGGCGAACATCGAAACAGACGTACCTTTTCTGAACCATATGTTGGACCTGTTCACCAAGCACGGACAGTTCGACCTGGACGTTCAGGCTCGCGGGGATATCGAGATTGACGACCATCACACGGTCGAAGACATCGGCATTTGCCTCGGACAGACGCTGCGCGAGGCGCTCGGCGACAAACGCGGCATCAAGCGGTACGCGAACGTGTTCATTCCTATGGACGAGGCGCTCGCTCAAGTCGTCATCGACGTGAGCAACCGTCCTCACTTCGAATATCGCGCACAATACCCGTCCCAGCAGGTGGGCAGCTTCTCCACGGAGCTGGTGCATGAATTCCTGTGGAAGCTGGCGCTCGAAGCGCGCATTACGCTGCACGTCATCGTTCACTATGGACAGAATACGCACCACATGATCGAGGCAGTGTTCAAGGCGCTCGGCCGTGCGTTGGATGAGGCGACTTCCATCGATCCACGCGTAACGGGCGTTCCTTCCACGAAGGGAGTGCTGTAG
- the hisG gene encoding ATP phosphoribosyltransferase, translating into MSDILKVAMPKGRIYKKASKLFREAGLDIPVDVDDTRKLVIEVPEAGMEFIMAKPVDVPTYVEYGVADIGIVGKDVLLEENRDVYELLNLGIARCRMSVIGLPDWTPGIQQRVATKYPRIASRYFLEQGQQVEVIKLNGSIELAPLIGLADRIVDLVETGQTLRENGLVEMNGILDITSRLIANRVSYRMKNGRIQALCDALQKVIPASSEAPAELSQ; encoded by the coding sequence ATGTCGGATATATTGAAGGTTGCGATGCCGAAGGGCCGAATCTACAAAAAAGCTTCCAAACTGTTCCGCGAAGCCGGACTGGATATTCCAGTGGATGTGGACGATACCCGCAAGCTTGTCATTGAAGTGCCGGAAGCGGGCATGGAATTCATCATGGCAAAACCGGTGGACGTGCCGACATACGTAGAGTACGGGGTAGCGGACATCGGCATCGTCGGCAAAGACGTATTGCTGGAGGAAAACCGGGACGTGTACGAACTGCTTAATCTGGGCATTGCACGTTGCCGCATGTCGGTTATCGGTCTTCCCGATTGGACCCCCGGCATCCAGCAGCGGGTAGCGACGAAGTATCCGCGAATTGCTTCCCGGTACTTCCTGGAACAGGGTCAGCAGGTCGAGGTCATCAAGCTGAACGGGTCCATTGAGCTGGCGCCGCTGATCGGACTTGCGGACCGCATCGTCGATTTGGTGGAAACCGGGCAAACGCTGCGCGAGAACGGGCTGGTCGAAATGAACGGCATCCTCGATATCACCAGCCGATTAATCGCCAACCGGGTAAGCTACCGCATGAAAAACGGACGCATCCAAGCACTGTGCGATGCACTGCAGAAGGTCATCCCTGCTTCTTCCGAAGCACCGGCTGAATTATCGCAGTAA
- the hisD gene encoding histidinol dehydrogenase, with product MKVVSAREFNLKREVDYGTPEQNEKVRRIVGDIRREGDAALLRYTEQLDRTRLTAADLRVPQEELQAAYAAVEPSFVEAIRQAAANIRAFHEKQKRNSWMDWQPDGSLLGQVIRPLKRVGVYVPGGKAAYPSSVLMNVIPAQVAGVPEIVLVTPPATNGGEGIDPYILVAAAEAGVNEMYRVGGAQAIAALAYGTESIAPVDKICGPGNIYVALAKREVYGAVDIDSIAGPSEIAVLADDTANPVYVAADLLSQAEHDEMASAILVTTSAPLAEAVRAEVQRQLEALPRQAIAAASVEQYGAIIVVDSIDEGIDVVNRLAPEHLEIMVQEPMAVAGRIENAGAMFLGPYSSEPVGDYFAGPNHIIPTNGTARFSSPVDVDDFIKKSSLIYYSKEALLQNGAAIIELARHEGLEGHARAIAVRLEQEGKAESDHE from the coding sequence ATGAAAGTGGTATCTGCGCGTGAATTCAATCTGAAACGGGAAGTGGACTACGGCACCCCGGAGCAAAACGAAAAGGTACGGCGAATCGTCGGCGACATTCGCCGGGAGGGCGATGCGGCGCTGCTGCGGTACACCGAGCAGCTTGACCGCACCAGGCTGACGGCTGCGGACCTGCGGGTGCCGCAGGAGGAATTGCAGGCCGCTTACGCAGCCGTCGAGCCTTCTTTCGTGGAAGCGATCCGGCAGGCCGCTGCCAACATTCGCGCGTTTCATGAGAAGCAGAAACGCAATTCCTGGATGGACTGGCAGCCGGACGGCAGTCTGCTGGGCCAGGTGATACGCCCGTTGAAACGGGTGGGCGTATATGTCCCTGGTGGTAAAGCAGCGTATCCGTCCTCGGTGCTGATGAACGTGATTCCGGCACAGGTGGCCGGGGTGCCGGAAATCGTGTTGGTGACGCCGCCGGCCACGAACGGCGGCGAGGGCATCGACCCGTACATTCTCGTTGCCGCTGCGGAAGCAGGCGTTAACGAGATGTACCGGGTAGGCGGCGCGCAGGCGATCGCCGCGCTCGCTTACGGCACGGAGAGCATCGCCCCGGTCGACAAGATCTGTGGACCGGGCAACATCTACGTGGCGCTCGCGAAGCGTGAAGTGTACGGCGCGGTCGACATCGACAGCATCGCCGGGCCGAGCGAGATCGCGGTCCTGGCCGACGACACCGCGAACCCGGTGTACGTCGCCGCCGACCTGCTCTCGCAGGCGGAGCATGACGAGATGGCGTCGGCCATTCTCGTCACCACGTCGGCCCCGCTGGCGGAAGCCGTGCGGGCCGAGGTGCAGCGCCAGCTTGAGGCGCTGCCAAGGCAAGCGATCGCCGCTGCTTCGGTGGAGCAGTACGGCGCGATCATCGTGGTCGATTCGATCGATGAAGGCATCGACGTAGTGAACCGGCTCGCGCCGGAGCACCTGGAGATCATGGTGCAGGAGCCGATGGCCGTTGCCGGCCGGATCGAAAATGCCGGCGCGATGTTCCTCGGGCCGTACAGCTCCGAGCCGGTAGGCGATTATTTTGCCGGCCCGAACCATATCATTCCGACGAACGGCACGGCAAGGTTCAGTTCGCCGGTCGACGTGGACGATTTTATCAAGAAATCAAGTCTGATCTATTACAGCAAGGAGGCGCTGCTCCAAAACGGCGCTGCAATCATAGAATTGGCCCGGCACGAAGGGCTGGAAGGACACGCGCGCGCGATTGCCGTGCGTCTAGAACAGGAAGGAAAGGCGGAATCGGATCATGAGTAA
- the hisH gene encoding imidazole glycerol phosphate synthase subunit HisH — translation MAIAIVDYGMGNLHSVGKAVERLGYEALITGDREAILGADGVILPGVGAFGDAMVHLRENNLDAVVKEAAAGPKPLLGICLGMQLLFSSSEEHGEHEGLDILPGKVVRFAPGELKVPHMGWNRLEFRQPENPLFTGLEEGHVYFVHSYYAQPEVASDLLAVTDYGHPVTAIVGRGSNFGMQFHPEKSGELGMQLLRNFLALTGGPNVISR, via the coding sequence ATGGCGATTGCGATTGTCGATTACGGTATGGGGAACCTGCACAGCGTCGGCAAAGCGGTCGAGCGCCTTGGCTACGAAGCGTTGATCACCGGGGATCGTGAGGCGATCCTGGGTGCTGACGGAGTGATTTTGCCGGGCGTAGGCGCGTTTGGCGATGCGATGGTGCATCTCCGTGAAAACAATCTGGATGCCGTCGTGAAAGAGGCTGCAGCCGGCCCGAAGCCGCTGCTGGGCATTTGTTTGGGCATGCAGCTGCTGTTCAGTTCCAGCGAGGAGCATGGTGAACATGAAGGACTGGATATACTGCCAGGCAAAGTTGTTCGGTTTGCCCCGGGCGAGCTGAAGGTGCCGCATATGGGTTGGAACCGTCTGGAGTTTCGCCAGCCTGAAAACCCGCTGTTTACGGGGCTGGAGGAAGGGCATGTTTATTTCGTCCATTCCTATTATGCCCAGCCTGAAGTGGCAAGCGACCTGCTTGCAGTGACGGATTACGGACATCCGGTTACGGCCATCGTCGGCAGAGGCTCGAACTTCGGTATGCAGTTCCATCCCGAGAAGAGCGGCGAACTCGGCATGCAATTGCTGCGCAATTTCCTCGCGCTCACGGGTGGGCCGAACGTTATCTCTCGTTAA